CACATTACACCCAGGAAAAGATGTCTGACAGGCAGCTGGAGCATCTGCGTGCCTTTATAGAGCACCCCGAAGATGCCAAGTAGATGCTACTGTAGCGCTATCCTCAGGGTATCGCCACTGCCCAAAAAGACCTTTGCATCGTCAAAGGAGGGTGGCCCAAAGGTACCCCGGGCGTTATTGGAGAATCCATAGCGTTCCGTTGGGATGCCAAAAAAGTTTTTATTGAGCTTGCCATCTTCATTCACATCATGCATGACCGCAAGAGCATATTCCCCTTCGGGTAAATCTATCATGAAAGTCAGGGTACCGCTCTCTCTTACTTGAATGACATAACCCTGGGTCATCTGGGACTCATCCAGATAATTCTCGCGTGTGTTGTATGCGGCGATGAGCAAATTCCCGATGGGCTTTTTAATACCACTTATTTCCAACTTCACCTCATTGGGTGTGAGCAACAAAAGGACAATGAGGAGTATGTTGATCATGAAAGGGCTATTTATAAAAAAGCCTGACTTGATCTTTCAAGTCAGGCTTTAATATATTCAAACCTGCAACTCTACGCTGCAGCTTTCTTTTCTGTTTTTTCCAATTTCACGGTTTTTTGCTTCGCTACCTGGATGACTCCCACAGCGTTCAGCACTTTGATCACCTGATAGGTAGGATCAATCTCATGCCATCTCACGCCACCAAAGTTTGGTCTTGAGCCATGCTTGTGGTGATTGTTGTGATAACTCTCGCCCATCATCAGGAAGTCTAAAGGCAGGAAGTTTTTGGAAGTATCTCCCACTTCAAAGTTTCTGTATCCGTAGATGTGTGCAAACCAGTTGATAATGGCTCCGTGGATAGGAGACAACAACCACTGCGCTGGCAACAACAACCACAACCACCATACATCGGCATAAAACCAATATACCATGAAGTATGAAGTGGCCCAGAATAATCTGGAAACCCATGAGCGAGCGAATTTATCAAATGCATGCCACTGCGGCACACCCTCTGTAAATCGCTTGTCTACGTCTACTTTTTTATTAGTAATGTCTGAATAGATGCTTTTGGTCTTCCACATCATCTTAAAGATGGTCTCATCGTACTTCGGTGAGTGTGGGTCATTTTCCGTATCTGCAAAAGCGTGGTGCATTCTGTGCATCACACCATACCCATAAGGACTCAGGTAATTGGAGCCCTGAAATAACCAGGTCAATACGAAGAATACTTTCTCCATGAAAGGACTCATAGTAAACGCTTTGTGCGCTGCGTATCTATGCAGGAAAAACGTTTGAAAGAATAGCGACAAATACCAGTGCGCTATGAAAAAGGTGATAATTACTGCCATTTAATTTGTTTTACTTCTGTTTTGTGAAGGGGTTCTTTCCCTCAGTCATTAGTAAAGACAAAGTCGTGGCTGGTTTGTGACAGAAATCCGAAAAATATTTTCGAAATTATTTTATTTCCTTTTGCTCATCATTCAGATGATTGATCAAATCATCGAAATTTCCATCAGAACAGGCTTTTTGAAAAGCAGAAAAGTATTTTTCAGAGTCGAAAGAATAGGTGAATTTGTCAGTCTCCCGGGCTAGTTTTTCCTTAGCACGGCACACCATCTGGCGACAATGATCCTTCTTCTTATTGAATATCTGCTGTAGCTCATCGTACTCAAAATCGAAACCCTCTCTGAGCAGGTACAATCCACGCTCCAAAGGCCCCAATTTTTTATGCAGCACGCTCAGCATGGCATCCAGCTCCTGCCTAAAGTCCAGGCTGGAGAAGTCTATTTTCTCAAAAAGTTCTGGCAGTTTCACTGATTCTAGGTACTCCTTTTTCTTTTGCTTCAGGCTATTGAGATGATTGAGGCAGTTATTGGTCACCGAGCGAATCAGATAGGCCTTGGTATTCTCTATTTTCTTAGGATCCACCGCCAGATACTTCAAAAAAGCATCCTGCACCATGTCCTCCGCATCGTGCATGCAGCCCAGCATTTTGAATGCAATAGATTGCAGCAGGGGTTGGTATAACGTGATGTTGGCTGAGTGGGTCATGGTATATTTAAAGTGCAAAGTTAACTAAGAAGTGTGAAAACTAAAGCCGGAAGGGCATTACCACAAAATATATTTGAAGATTTGCAATTCGCATAGATTTTAGAGCGTGTTAGAGATACTTTATCAAGATGATCACCTGGTCGGGATCAACAAACCTCCCGGGTTATTGGTTCACAGATCGCCCATAGCCAAAGATGCTGAAGAGTTTGCGGTGCAGCTGCTCCGTGATCAGCTGGAAATGCACGTGTATCCGGCCCACAGGCTGGACAGAAAGACCTCCGGGGTATTGCTCTTTGCTTTGGAAAAAGACATTCACCGCGCCCTGAACCTCCAGTTTGCCGAAAAGACCGTGAGCAAAACCTACTATGCCATCGTACGCGGATTCATCCCGGATGCAGGCACCATAGACTATCCACTGAAGCGGGAAGATGGCAAGGAGCAAGAGGCCGTGACTCATTTTGAATGTGTAGCGAAAGCCGAACTGGATGTTCCTTTTGGCAAACATGCCACCTCGCGCTATTCGCTTGTGAAAGTGAAACCTGAAACCGGCCGAATGCATCAAATCAGGAAACACTTTGCGCACATCCTCCACCCCATTATCGGCGATCGACCACATGGGTGTAACAAGCAGAACAAACTTTTCAAAGAAAAATGGGATCTGATGGAAATGATGTTGCATGCTCATGAACTCACATTTATCCACCCGCAGAGCAGTTTACCTGTCACCATCAAGGCCGGCTTTCCAGACGAATTTCGCCGAATGATGATGCTTATGGAGTTTGAGATTCCCAGTGCATAAAACGATTCGGGGAAGATCCTGAAATTGACTTATGGGTTTCTCCCCGACATTGCCATAAATTCTCTAATATTGAAGAAAAAACATCAAGATGATCAAATGCCTGGCTATTGATGACGATCCGCTTTTCCTGAAAATGCTCATGGTGCTGTTCAATGACATCAAGTCTGCAGAACTAATTGCCACCTACAACAATCCGGTAGAGGGTATGATGGCCACTGTGAAATCCAAACCAGATGTACTGCTGCTCGATTTGGAAATGCCCTATCTGGATGGATTTGAAGCACTGGAAACCCTGGATGTACCACCAAAGGTCATTGTGATCTCAGGACACCTGAACGAACCACGGAATACCGTGATTCCTATCAGCCGGTACATCAGCAAATCTGAGGTACAATCGGCTGTGATGCTGGAGGCAGCGATCAAAGAAGTGATGGGTGTATAAACTCCTCTTAACAAAAAAATCCCTCATCATTATCAGATGAGGGACTGCAAGCAAAGAGTTAGTATTTATTTTATAATAACCTAAAGGTAGAAAATCCTTTAGTGATTCAAAAATGAATGCCTGCCTATTCGCTAATGGCCATCAACAGATCACTCTGAGTGACAATGTGCACCACATTCTGATGGTCCCTTACCAGCAACGCTTTATTCTCTTTCTGAATCAATGAGGACAGCACATCGATGGTATTGTCCATCCCCACAAATTGGAACGGAGAATCCATAATGTCGCTGACCGGCTGATTTTTGATGTCCGGGTTTTGCAATAGACTCTTGAGGACATGGGTATCATTCAGACTGCCCACAAACTCATCGCCATCCACCACCGGCACCTGATCTATCCCGTATTGGTTCATGGTGAGAATGGCTTCTCCCACTTTCAGGTTTTTATCGATGGTCTTCAGGCCAGAACTTCCGTTACGGCTGCTGATGATATCCTTGGCCGTAGCAAACTTCCTGGTCTCCAGAAAACCATGATCCTTCATCCAGTTGTCGTTGTAAACCTTGCCCAGGTAACGTGTGCCATGGTCAGGCAACAGAATGACCATCACATCATCTTCTTTCAAGTGATCTCTGGCAAACTCCAGTGCTCCATGCACTGCAGAACCACAAGACCAGCCACAAAACAGGCCCTCTTCTCTGGCCAGCCTTCTGGCCATCACTGCTCCATCCTTATCTGTCACTTTCACGATGTGATCGATCATATCAAAATCCACATTCTTTGGCAGGATGTCCTCGCCAATCCCTTCGGTGAGATAAGGGTAGATTTCTTTTTCATCAAAAATGCCGGTCTCCTTATATTTCTTAAAAACCGAACCATAAGAATCAATGGCAACCGACACTACCTCCTTTTTCTGCTCTTTCAGGTATTTGGAAGTCCCGCAAATGGTTCCTCCGGTGCCCATTCCAGCTGCATAGTGGGTAATTTTTCCATCCGTGTCATTCCATATTTCAGGCCCGGTAGACTCGTAGTGCGCAAGTGTATTGGAGGGGTTGTCGTACTGATTGGGGTAAATCGAGTTCGGAATGTCCTCATTGAGTTTTTTGGCGACGGAGTAATATGACCTGGGATCATCCGGTGAGACGTTGGTGGGGCAAACGATCACCTCCGCGCCCACAGCCCGTAGGATGTCCATTTTTTCCTGCGACTGTTTATCAGCCAAGGTGAAAATACATTTGTAGCCTTTGGCCTGAGCCACCAGTGCCAGTCCCATCCCTGTATTGCCCGAAGTACCCTCGATGATGGTGCCACCAGGCTTTAGCTGCCCTGATTTCTCTGCATCCTCAATCATCTTGAGCGCAATCCTGTCTTTTACAGAATTGCCCGGATTAAAATATTCTACCTTCACCAGTATAGTCCCTTTGATGCCCTTATTCACCCGGTTGAGCTTCACAAGGGGCGTGTTCCCAATGGTTTCTATCAGCGTATTGTAGTATCGCATGTGTGTCTGTTGTTTATTTTGCGCAAATTTATGGAATAAGGAAACGCGCAGCCTGAAGTAAAAGATTCTTTTTCAAGAACTTTCAATCAAAACTGTCGTATGCTGGTTAATTCATATAGATATGACGAATAAAAAGGAACCCGTTCTCTCTGGAGAACTCAATGTACAACTCAGACACTTGCAACTCTCTGACTATCCCGAGCTGCGCGAAATCATGGAACTCGCCTATAAGGGGATCGATGAGCCCTATTGGGAAAGAATGGACATCAAGCGGTTGCTCAAGATTTTCCCGGAAGGGCAGCTCTGCGTAGAGGTAGATGGCAAAATGGTGGCTGCAGCGCTGGCCATCATAGTGGATTATAAGAAATTTGGTGACAACCATACTTATAAGCAAATCGTGGGCAATGACTCCTTCAGCACGCATGACGATGCTGGAAATGTGCTGTATGGGATAGACGTATTTGTGCATCCCGACTACCGCGGGCTCAGGCTGGGCCGTAGACTATATGATAGCCGAAAGGAGCTTTGCGAAAACCTGAACCTCAAGTCCATAGTAGCTGGCGGCCGCATCCCCAACTATGAGAAGTATGCCAAGGACATGACGCCCCGTCAATACATAGACGCGGTGAAGAACCGTGAAATCAATGACCCGATCTTGAACTTTCAGATTGGGAACGACTTTCACGTGAAGAAGATTCTCAAAAACTACCTGCCCGGAGATAGTAAATCCAAAGACTATGCTACCCTGCTGGAGTGGAACAATATCTATTACGCCGAGACGGAAAAGCTCATCAACGCTCCCAGAACCTACGTGCGTGTAGGTCTGGTGCAGTGGCAAATGCGTCCTTTCAAAGACCTGGAGTCACTCGTGGAGCAGATGGAGTACTTCATTGATGCGTTTGGCGATTACCAGTCAGATTTCATCCTTTTCCCGGAGCTCTTCAATGCTCCACTCATGGCGGAGTTTAACCACCTGGGAGAGCCGGAAGCCATCAGAGGTCTGGCCAAGTATACCCACGCTTTGCGCGAAAAGTTTACCGAGTTTGCCATCTCTTACAATGTGAACATCATCACAGGCTCCATGCCGGAGATAGAGAATGAAAAACTCTACAATGTCTCTTATCTCTGCCGACGTGATGGCTCATGGGACAGCTACAAGAAAATTCACATCACACCCTCAGAGCAAAACTCCTGGGGAATGACAGGCGGTGACAAAGTAAAGGTCTTCGATACAGATGCCGGAAAAATCGGAATCACCATTTGCTACGATTCGGAGTTTCCGGAAATCTCCAGGTTATATGCGGAGCAAGGCATGCAAATCCTGTTTGTACCCTTCCTTACAGACACACAGAATGGATACAACAGGGTGCGCTACTGTGCACAGGCCCGGGCGATAGAAAATGAGTGTTATGTGGCCATCGCGGGATGCGTGGGTAATTTGCCCAAGGTGAACAACATGGACATCCAATATGCCCAAAGTGCCATCTTCACTCCCTCTGACTTTGCGTTCCCCACCAATGCCATCAAGGCTGAAGCTACGCCAAACACCGAGATGACGGTGATTGGGGATCTGGATTTGGAGCTGCTCAAGGAGCTCCACGAGTTTGGCAGTGTAAGAAACCTAAAGGACAGAAGGCTTGATCTTTACAATATCAAACTCAAAAAGTAGGGAGAGCAAATACCTCATAAATGGTATTGTGATTGGCCCAGCTTTTGCCGACCTTAGTAAAACGATTGAGTAGCGTACATACTTCATCAATCCTCTTCAGATTACGCACCTTTTTGGTGCGTAATTTTTTTGTCTACCACAGGTGATGTACCTCCGGTCGGATGTATTCATCATAGATGTCTTTCACAGCTGTCATCTGCTCATCATCCAACGCTGGCAAATCACCCACCTTCAAATTGGAGATCACTTGCTCGGGTCTGCTGGCACCGGGTATCACCGTGCTCACTTCCGGAAATTGTAAAATCCACTTCAGGGCATATTGATACAGGGCCTCCTGCCCAAAAACAGACTTTAACTTACTGACCGCCTGAAGTCCCTGATCTAATGGCACGCCTGAAAAGGTCTCGCCCTTATCAAATACTTCACCATTTCTATTGAAAGCCCGGTGATCGTTTTTGTCAAACTCCCGATCGGCAGACATCTTGCCACTCAGCAGCCCACTGGCCAGCGGCACCCTGGCTATGATGCCAATATTGCGCTCACTCAATAGCTTAAAACAATCCTCGGCTGGCTTCTGGCGAAACATATTGAAGATGATCTGAACACTCTCCACCACATCGTAATCTGCAGCCATCCTCGCTTCCTTCACTTTCTCCACACTCACTCCAAAATGCCGCACCCGGCCTGAAGCCTTGATCTTCTCCAACCTGGCAAACACGTCATCAAATTGATAAACGGGTGTAGGAGGACAGTGAAGCTGCACCAGGTCCAGGTATTGAAGCCCGGTATTTTTCAATGCCTCGTCCACGAAAGCCTCCATGGCTTCTGGTGTATAAGCATCCGCCACGTGTGGGTTCAGCCTTCGGCCAATTTTGGTGGCTATGATCAGCTTATCCCGGTTTTCCTTGACAAACCCTGCCACGGCACGTTCGCTTTGCTGGTCATCATACACATCCGCAGTATCCAGAAAATTCACCCCGTTTTCTACAGCAGTGCTGATGATTCGTTCGGCAGCTTTTTCATCAAACTCACCACCCCAGCCACCTCCTACCTGCCAGGTGCCCAGTGAGATTTCTGAAATTTTGAGACCTGTTTTTCCTAAAATTCGATATTGCATGGGCCTTTGGTTTTAACGTATTGAATGAATAACTCCGAAAATTGTTCGTCGGCAATTTCTACCCTCCCTTCGAAAAATGAAAGTCTTGCGGGTTAAAGATTTCGGGGTTCAGGGATAGTTTACCTATTTTTAGCCTGCACCAACAATCCCTCATCCTCATGACCAAACGACTCGCCGTATTTTGTGGTTCCAGTACCGGAAAAAACATCAGCTATTCCCAGGCAGCCAGCGCCGTGGGTAAGCTTATGAGTGAGCAAGGAATAGGGGTGGTCTATGGAGGTGGTAAAATAGGCCTGATGGGAGTGGTGGCCGATGCTGCCCTGGCCCATGGTGGAGAAGTGATCGGGGTGATCCCCGAAAAGTTGATGACCAGGGAAGTAGGACATACGGGGCTTACAGAACTGCGCGTAGTAGCCACCATGCATGAGCGCAAGGCCATCATGGCAGAGCTATCAGATGGTTTTATCGCTCTCCCTGGTGGCATTGGCACCATCGAAGAAATCATAGAGGTATTCACCTGGCACCAGATCGGGTATCACAACAAGCGCTGTGGCTTCCTCAATACCGATGGCTACTATGATAAGCTGTTCGGCTTTATTGATCACATGGTGGAAGAAGGATTCCTGTCCGCCAAACAACGCAATGAACTCACCATCTCGGAAGACCCGGAGGAGCTGATCAGGTTAATGATCAAATAAAAGCCAAATGTTTCTCACGGTCCATATTCCCACATACCCCATCAATCAGCTCGTAGAAAGCATCACCTACTATTCTAACTATTCGGTGGAGCACTTTGCCGAGAGACTCTTGCCTGATGGACATGCGGACTTTATTGTGAACCTGACAGAGGCGCCCAAACATACCTTTGACAATACCACCCTCAAAGTCAATGATACATTCAAAAAAGGATGGCTCTCCGGGGCAAGAAAAAAATTACTGTCCATAGATGCCGGTGGCCAAAATGACAGCATGATGATCGTTCGCCTCAAATTCGGGGCCGCCTACAACATCTTCAAGATTCCACAGGAGGAACTCACCGATAAGGTCTATGAAGCAGATCTGATCCTTGGAAGCCCTTTTGAGGACCTTCGTACAAAAATCCTGGAAGCGCACTTTGTGGAGACCAAAATTCAGATCATGGAAGATTTTATCTTCGCGAGATGTGTGGGTGTAATTGATTTGCCTCCGGTAGTCACATTTGCCTTTCACCAATTGGTACACTCCCCCTCCAATACTTCTATTAAACTTCTCGCAGACCAGTCGGGCTACAGCCACAAGCATTTCATTAGTCTCTTCAAAAAACATGCAGGTATGTCACCAAAGGAGTTTCTGAAAGTAATGAGGTTTCAGCGGGTCATACGGGAAATCGAAACCTATGGCAGTATCGACTGGACCAGGCTGGCTCTCGATTGTGGCTACTATGACCAGGCACATTTCATCAAAGAATTCAAGAACTTCTCTGGCTTCAGCCCAGAGCAATATCTTTCTCAAAAAGGTGACTTCCTGAATTATATACCGGTTAGGTAAATTTTTTACAATACAGCCTTCTGGTGCCACTCTATATTTGAAATCAAAAAACGAAATGGAAGACATGATAATCAATCACTGGGCTGTGATAGTCGCCGCCCTAGCCAATTTAGTTGTAGGAGCCCTCTGGTATTCACCGGCCTTGTTTTACAAAGCCTGGAAATCAGAAAACCAACTGACAGACGATCAACTGAAGACCGTCAATCCCGTCAAATTGCATGGAATCTCCACACTTCTTTCGCTAATCATCTGCTACAATCTGGCCTTCTTCCTGGGTGATGCGAAAACAGACTGGGTATGGGGGACCACCGCCGGATTTTTAGCTGGTTTTGGCTGGGCAGCCATCATTTTTGCCATCATTGCCATGTATGAGTTCAAATCATGGCGATATATTTTAATCAACGGAGGGTATATTACTGTCTATTTTACTTTAATCGGATTTATCCTGGGCATATGGAGATGAGAAACCTAATCATACTTGGTTTACTGGGCCTGACGGCCTGTCAGTCCACCGAAAAAACGACTTCTAAGGAGACCTATCGCATTGTCTACAATGTATGGCACGATCGGGAGAACGATGATTACGAAGTATTCAGCATGAAACCCGATGGCACAGACCGTCAGAATATTTCCAACTGGGAAGGCGTGGACTGGGTGTATTACGCCTATGATGACAAAGTCTATTTCATCTCTGACCGGGATACCACCCACAGGATGTATTTTCTTTATGAAATGGATGCTTTCGGACAGAATGTGCGCAAAGTATCTGACCAAAGGCTCAACGATAGCTGGCTCAGCTCCAGAAAAAATGGTTCAGAACTGATCGTGGATCCCAGAGTACCTGGAGACAGTGCTTTTCACATCATTGACCTGAATGGAAAACTGGTATTCAAACTATACACTAACCTGGCCTATTACAACGACCCCTTCTTTTCGCCGGATGGCAGTGAAGTGGTCTTTCGTGGGGCTACAAAAAAATTCAAGAAGGAAAGTGGTTATCTGGATGAACTCTATATCATCGGGGCAAATGGAAGCGGCCTGAAAAAAATCACTGAGTACCCTAAGAATGACACCCTATCCGAGTGGTATCAATATCATGCCGGACCGCCCTTCTGGGAGCCAACTCGCAACATCATTACTTACAATTCTGTGCAGGACGGCTACAGCAGCCTCTTCATGACAGACCCTACCGGCAAAGAGCCCAAAAGAATCACCCCGGACACACTGTATGCAGCATGGCATGCCTGGTCTCCTGACGGGCAATGGATCACCTTTGATGGATACCCACGGGAATATGAAGGTGACAGGGATTTTGACATCTACCTGATGGAATACGAGACCGGCAACATCAGCAGGCTAACCTCAGACTCTACCTATCAACAAGGGCCGGTCTTTGTGAGGGTGAAGGAATAAAAGACAAGGCCTTGAACCAATGGAGTTCAAGGCCCCATTCCCTACCTCCAGGCAGTCAGGATCACACCCATCAATGTGAAGGTGATCACGAAATAGAAGGAGTTGATAAACCACAGCTTGAAGGAGCTTCTGGAAAACAGCGCATTCACCCCCATGGCCAGAGCCACCCAACCAAAGCCTGTCAGAAAGCCGTACAAAGCCCCTTCGCTCACGCTGGCTTCTCCGATGAACATCGCCAGGTTTATCGCCATAATCAACTCGAGCACAAAGGCTATCCCGTAGATTTTAACCATATTGGCTTCTTTGAGCTCTTCTTCGGTGAAGCCCATCTCGTCCATCCAGGTCTGCCCGAAAAGTGGGCCATACCAGATGCCGCCCACTACAAAAGTCATAACTGCTGATGCGATCACCGCCAGCCAGTTCAATGATGAAATATCCATAATTTCTAAGGTTAGTTGATGGAGAAATATAGCTATTCTATGTGAAAAAATTGAACTCTTTCATCACCGGTATTGTGAAGCCATAGGCCTGGCCTTTCCTGAAATACCTTACCTATTCAATCCTCCAATGGAACCGCCCGCTCGTACTCCTGCTCCCTGATGAGATAGGTAAAGTAGTGTTCCGGGTCTTCCGCATAGGACAGGTCATCGAGAATGTTTCCCGAGTGAGGACTCCAATATCCCCTTCCGGGGTTGAATACATGGTAAGTTACCATAGCACTATCGAAGATAATCCGCATTGAATCAGTTCGGATACCCTCATTTATGCCCAAAGGCTTACCTTCGAAAGTACCGATTTCAAAAAGAACACTTTCGCCACCATACCCGATCTCCACGGTTTCCTTAGATCTTCCGTACTTGAAATACTCCAAAGAGACATGATGATCAGTGATATTACGGATTTCGAAGGTCTGTACGTAGTTCTCCAACCTGTGGCAGGATGTGAGCAAAACAATTGAGAGCAATAATAAAAACACCTTCATATCTAATTGCAGTTTACTCCTGAATTGCTCTATTATTCGTTTTTTCAAACATAACTGACCCTGGTATAAAAACAAAATCAGACGGATCACCATTCCCTTACTGCCTTCCAGTCCACTTCGAATTTCCTGTTCACTTCTTCCAATAGAGCAGGATCAATCAATGGCTCCTCACCTACCCATCTGTCGGGAAGAAGGGCAGCACCATACAGCACCAGATGATAAAATGCCCAAACGGGCCGGTACAGGAGCCAGTGTTTCCACTTATGCTGATAATTGACCGGAACACGGCGTACCACTTTTCTGCAAAACGTGCGCAGTACTTTGAGCTGCTTTTCACTGAAAGAAGGATGAATGATCTTGTCCGTCACCTGGGGCGCAGGTACGCCCATAAAGCCTGCCAATGAGTTCAGAAATGCCTCCGGATTCGTTTTTAAATCGTCGTAAAACAACACCAAGGGCGGATCTATGCAGCATTCTGAGATCACCCGCAGCATTGGGGCATAGCACAGGTCTTTTTGTTTCCAGTACCCGGCATCATTTTCCAAATCCAAAAACGCTTCAAAACTTCCAAACCACCCGTTCTTCACATGTCGCTTGTACTGTGAAGCGATCCAGTCGGCATGCCGCCGCAGAAGGATAATCACCCGCGCCTGCGGATAGGTACTGGTGAACCAGCGCACCTCCTCTTCCAGCTGACGATCAAACTCCCGGGAAACCAGAACCTTCTCTGCACTTAGCCTGGGTATGATCGCCTTGGACTTACGGTAACTGTGGGTGGAAATATAATGCACACCCTGCAGTCGGGGGAAAACCGCCTGCTGTAGGTAAGTGGAGGCTACCTTACCCAACCCGACATGAAAGTAAATCTCCTGCTCAGTGTCCATCTAGCGAAATTAAGGTTTTGGTGCCAACTGACTTTTCTTCATTTTCCCAGATCAAGCAGAATTCCCGTGGGGAGATTGCAATAAAGGTGGATGGTGAGGTAGTGATCTGAAACCTTATACACCTCAATCTAATTGATTGGCTACTTACCCTTCATTTTCTTTGCTTGCCCCGGGCCGCGTAGGCAAAGAAAACAATTCGTTGATCCACATAAAGGCACCAACCTGGTCGGTCGCACGCAAAAAATCATTTTGACTTAACGAACTAGGTCTTTTTTAGAACTTTTGGAGTCAAAATGATTCACACTTGTCCCGGCCGGGCAAGGCTTGGATGCCCTGCCCGCCTTTACGCCCCTACTTTTCTGAATTCAAAGTGGATTAATTCAGTGTTGCAAAATATAGTTATATAGTGATACCCCCATAAATATTGTTTGATCCATTTTTCCAGCCACTCTTTGAGTAATGTTGCCGTAATATTTGAATAATGTTTTATTATTTTAGCCGATCACTCCATGTGGGTGCCCCATACATTTTGAAAAATTTGGATTCTACTACCGAAAACCTTGTGAGGAAGGGCAAAAATAACTGGAAAAATATCATTCTGATGATCGAGATCGGGCTGGTGATTGGGTTTCTGGCCATCGTAGTTCTCAACTACTTTTTCAGGTTTCTCCTCTGATCCTTCATACAGTTAATCACCAAAAAAGGATGCGTCATTTTTCACTTTCCAACCCCGAAGTTTGAGGGTTTAAATTAGATTTGCCGAATGGCAAGTGAAGTGCAGGCAGACTATCTCAACGAGCTCAATCCCCCCCAACGAGAAGGCGTAGTAAACACAGAAGGACCCACCATGCTGATAGCAGGCGCAGGATCGGGCAAAACGCGTGTACTCACCTATCGGATCGCGCACCTTATCCAGCATCACCATGTAGAGCCCTTTAGCATCATGGCGCTTACCTTTACCAACAAGGCCGCTAAGGAAATGCGCGAGCGTATTGAAAAAATCGTGGGCAATGAAGCGAGAAACCTCTACATGGGCACTTTTCACTCGGTGTTTGCCCGTATTCTTCGGTCTGAAGCTTCCAGACTTGGTTTTCCCAGCAACTTTACCATCTACGACACTGACGACTCCAAGACACTCATTCGGCAGATCGTAAAACAGATGAAACTGGACGACAAGCTCTACAAGGCCAATGTAGTGCTCAACAGGATCTCAGCAGCCAAAAACCGACTGGTTTCGTGGCAGGATTACCTCAACAACCCCATCTATGCACAGGATGACGCGGACAATATGCGCCCTGAAATGGGGAAACTCTATCAGACCTACGTGATGCGCTGCTTCAGCGCAGACGCCATGGA
The sequence above is drawn from the Marinoscillum sp. 108 genome and encodes:
- a CDS encoding aldo/keto reductase; translation: MQYRILGKTGLKISEISLGTWQVGGGWGGEFDEKAAERIISTAVENGVNFLDTADVYDDQQSERAVAGFVKENRDKLIIATKIGRRLNPHVADAYTPEAMEAFVDEALKNTGLQYLDLVQLHCPPTPVYQFDDVFARLEKIKASGRVRHFGVSVEKVKEARMAADYDVVESVQIIFNMFRQKPAEDCFKLLSERNIGIIARVPLASGLLSGKMSADREFDKNDHRAFNRNGEVFDKGETFSGVPLDQGLQAVSKLKSVFGQEALYQYALKWILQFPEVSTVIPGASRPEQVISNLKVGDLPALDDEQMTAVKDIYDEYIRPEVHHLW
- a CDS encoding TIGR00730 family Rossman fold protein is translated as MTKRLAVFCGSSTGKNISYSQAASAVGKLMSEQGIGVVYGGGKIGLMGVVADAALAHGGEVIGVIPEKLMTREVGHTGLTELRVVATMHERKAIMAELSDGFIALPGGIGTIEEIIEVFTWHQIGYHNKRCGFLNTDGYYDKLFGFIDHMVEEGFLSAKQRNELTISEDPEELIRLMIK
- a CDS encoding AraC family transcriptional regulator, with the translated sequence MFLTVHIPTYPINQLVESITYYSNYSVEHFAERLLPDGHADFIVNLTEAPKHTFDNTTLKVNDTFKKGWLSGARKKLLSIDAGGQNDSMMIVRLKFGAAYNIFKIPQEELTDKVYEADLILGSPFEDLRTKILEAHFVETKIQIMEDFIFARCVGVIDLPPVVTFAFHQLVHSPSNTSIKLLADQSGYSHKHFISLFKKHAGMSPKEFLKVMRFQRVIREIETYGSIDWTRLALDCGYYDQAHFIKEFKNFSGFSPEQYLSQKGDFLNYIPVR
- a CDS encoding DUF1761 domain-containing protein, whose product is MEDMIINHWAVIVAALANLVVGALWYSPALFYKAWKSENQLTDDQLKTVNPVKLHGISTLLSLIICYNLAFFLGDAKTDWVWGTTAGFLAGFGWAAIIFAIIAMYEFKSWRYILINGGYITVYFTLIGFILGIWR
- a CDS encoding PD40 domain-containing protein, which gives rise to MRNLIILGLLGLTACQSTEKTTSKETYRIVYNVWHDRENDDYEVFSMKPDGTDRQNISNWEGVDWVYYAYDDKVYFISDRDTTHRMYFLYEMDAFGQNVRKVSDQRLNDSWLSSRKNGSELIVDPRVPGDSAFHIIDLNGKLVFKLYTNLAYYNDPFFSPDGSEVVFRGATKKFKKESGYLDELYIIGANGSGLKKITEYPKNDTLSEWYQYHAGPPFWEPTRNIITYNSVQDGYSSLFMTDPTGKEPKRITPDTLYAAWHAWSPDGQWITFDGYPREYEGDRDFDIYLMEYETGNISRLTSDSTYQQGPVFVRVKE
- a CDS encoding DUF1761 domain-containing protein: MDISSLNWLAVIASAVMTFVVGGIWYGPLFGQTWMDEMGFTEEELKEANMVKIYGIAFVLELIMAINLAMFIGEASVSEGALYGFLTGFGWVALAMGVNALFSRSSFKLWFINSFYFVITFTLMGVILTAWR